In Palaemon carinicauda isolate YSFRI2023 chromosome 21, ASM3689809v2, whole genome shotgun sequence, the following proteins share a genomic window:
- the LOC137615165 gene encoding uncharacterized protein, which translates to MEISWAGLLLVKLFFVSIWMTSYAQRDMSLLSQYLPRDTFVIGNTPVRSSSAFINEPPSQASYVPHTRAGLILRVSDSSQDPVFHRPVLPPQNHPLPMIPVRQQQIQNQIRSSTSRFGSGNPVPQLPVVPPSANVPQTQFTQIDGGFPSLTQQTIPQKSAVPDTSFVPSRHDHSSSDIHPANTGGNVQRLPQPSSAQAPTGSFMPSSAQAPAGSFIPSGLPQNIPVNHQQRPTGQISRRHPLCGVTPPTGDCRAAFPRYYYNPHTDQCDCFLYGGCGAGLQYSFSNLQACIETCLPGNTEEGPVCDEVFSDEEVFFDTPVSKPISANQIVPKPNADRLSDDAVLHILVSPVSVQENAARESNRLRQRSRFGGTLPG; encoded by the exons ATGGAAATATCTTGGGCAGGTCTACTCCTAGTCAAGCTATTCTTTGTGTCGATATGGATGACCTCCTATGCTCAGAGGGACATGTCTCTGCTCTCTCAGTATCTCCCAAGAGATACTTTTGTCATCGGTAACACACCAGTTAGATCAAGCAGTGCATTTATCAATGAACCCCCTTCTCAGGCTTCATACGTGCCACACACACGCGCCGGCCTGATCCTGAGAGTGAGCGACAGTTCACAAGATCCAGTTTTTCATCGGCCTGTACTGCCTCCACAGAACCATCCCCTACCGATGATTCCAGTGCGCCAGCAGCAAATTCAAAATCAGATACGTTCTTCTACGTCTAGGTTCGGCAGCGGTAATCCAGTGCCTCAGTTACCAGTTGTTCCTCCAAGTGCAAATGTGCCCCAGACACAGTTTACTCAAATTGACGGTGGGTTCCCTTCTTTGACCCAGCAAACCATACCTCAAAAATCAGCGGTTCCAGACACCTCTTTTGTGCCATCTCGTCATGATCATTCCTCTTCAGATATTCATCCAGCAAATACTGGAGGTAATGTTCAAAGACTACCCCAACCATCAAGTGCGCAGGCTCCAACAGGCAGTTTTATGCCATCTAGTGCGCAGGCTCCAGCAGGCAGTTTTATTCCGTCTGGGTTACCCCAAAATATTCCTGTAAATCATCAACAAAGGCCAACGGGACAAATATCCAGGAGACATCCATTGTGTGGAGTCACGCCACCTACTGGTGACTGCCGTGCTGCATTCCCTAG GTACTACTACAATCCCCATACAGATCAGTGTGACTGCTTTCTGTATGGTGGATGTGGTGCaggtctgcagtacagcttcagcaACCTTCAGGCATGTATAGAAACTTGCCTCCCTGGTAACACTGAAGAGGGACCCGTTTGTGATGAAGTTTTCAGCGACGAAGAAGTGTTCTTCGACACCCCAGTCAGTAAGCCCATATCAGCAAATCAGATAGTCCCTAAACCAAATGCTGATCGCTTATCAGACGATGCGGTTCTCCATATATTGGTGAGCCCTGTCTCTGTACAAGAAAACGCGGCTAGGGAGAGCAACAGATTAAGACAGAGGAGTCGCTTTGGCGGAACCCTTCCTGGGTAG